The Salinirubellus salinus genome segment GGTCAGGTTCCGTCGAACACGGTCTGCCACGTATTGCCGTCCCACATCTTCACCCGGTACGTGCCGAACGACCCTCCGTCATGCCAGCCGACGTCGGTGGGCCGTACCCACGATGACCCGTCGTAGTACTTCAGAACGGCCGACGAGGAACTGTCGGTGCTAGTCTCGAACGCCCCGAGGTCTGGCGCCGAGCCGTTGTACGGGATACTGACGTCCGTCCCTGCGTCGATGTACGGACTCCCGTCGGGGAGGCGAAGGAAATCCGGACTCGAGACGTCGACGCTGCGGAAATCGACGGGGTCGGCGTTGAAGTTCCCGCTCTCGGACGAGTTCCAGTTGCAGGTGACGACCTCTGCCTCCGAACCGATCTTGAGGTCCCATCCACCGCCACCCTTCCCGAGGGTGTTCACGATTCGGTGGACACCCCCCGAGCTGAGGTAGAGATTCTGACTCCCGTTGTTGTAGGCGGTGCAGTTGATTACCTCTACGCCGATGTCGATGCCGGGGTTGCCGATGCCACGAGTCTCGTTTTCGAACGCGACACACTGCTCCAGACGGTGCCCACCGGTCGATTTGTCGAGGTCGCCCATCTTGAACCCGTTACCATCGCCGACGATCGACCCGCTGAGGTCACGCCCGTTCCGATAGCAGACGACCCGACGGAGGAGCGCCGGTTGATCCGGATTACTTCCGCCGTCCGACGAGCCCTTGAGGTCGATCCCATCGTCGGAGTTGTGGTGGATGAGACAGTCCTCTATCACCGTGTTGGCGATGTTGTCGGCGGCCCGGATTCCGTCGCTATTCCCGCCGGAGACGCCGTCGTACACCTCGCACCCTCGGACGGTGAAGCGGTCTACTCCGAGGGCACACGAGATACCGGCGCCGAAACTGTCGCCAGCTCCGTGACCGTGAATCTCACAGTCCTCGACCACGACGTTCACACACGACGACCCGTGGGCGCGGACGTTGTGGGTATCGGCGTGCATCACCTCGAACCCACGGAAGGTGGTGTACTGTGAGTTGCTGAGGTCGACCCCTTGGCCGGAGTTCTGTGTGAAGTCGAGCGTCGGGACCTCGTCCTGGTAGGCTTCGACGACGATCCGGTTCGACTCCTGCCCGGGAAGG includes the following:
- a CDS encoding right-handed parallel beta-helix repeat-containing protein encodes the protein MTTYYIDAANGDNVNSGSSLSDPWADFGPIDTSNGSVDLQAGDVVKVRGGTYPSSTAVRLQGLPGQESNRIVVEAYQDEVPTLDFTQNSGQGVDLSNSQYTTFRGFEVMHADTHNVRAHGSSCVNVVVEDCEIHGHGAGDSFGAGISCALGVDRFTVRGCEVYDGVSGGNSDGIRAADNIANTVIEDCLIHHNSDDGIDLKGSSDGGSNPDQPALLRRVVCYRNGRDLSGSIVGDGNGFKMGDLDKSTGGHRLEQCVAFENETRGIGNPGIDIGVEVINCTAYNNGSQNLYLSSGGVHRIVNTLGKGGGGWDLKIGSEAEVVTCNWNSSESGNFNADPVDFRSVDVSSPDFLRLPDGSPYIDAGTDVSIPYNGSAPDLGAFETSTDSSSSAVLKYYDGSSWVRPTDVGWHDGGSFGTYRVKMWDGNTWQTVFDGT